One Janthinobacterium sp. TB1-E2 genomic region harbors:
- a CDS encoding sensor domain-containing diguanylate cyclase: MSTRASSSWFAKPVSHWVGPRALAALVLALCLGLTYGAWRNAHDASEQQVQADFDFRVRELVGNIAGRMQTYIQVLHGVQGLYASSQEVTRREFHAYLSVQQVDRHFPGIHGIGFLPLLPGAGLARHEASVRAEGYPGYAVRPHGQRAWHAPITYLEPLSDSNLLAFGYDLWSEPVRRAALEQARDTGRAAMTGKIHLVQDSGSAQAHGFLVVLPVYDNGMLHASVEQRRAALRAWVFAPFRMGDLMAGVGGEAARQLDLEIYDGAQLAEATLMYDSLPGGFSSAASDSLVSRQVITIAGRPWTLRVRAMPGFDGDLLARPRLVAWTGLLASIVLALAAWLLAAGRARAQAALARSSELTGQLEQGQASVLAMAEAAQRSQAMLRSILDSTIDGILVDNINGRIFTSNRRFRDLWQVPDALDWQADGTALVRHVESQLEQAAPFLGARAHAPHGHRERRDVLHLRDGRVVEQYVRSMQLGNEQARLWTFRDISERSQMERREHTRRQVLEMLATGAPLERVLESVVLSVQADHPAMLCSILLLDESRHRLVLGAAPSLPAFFNLSSHGHDLDTLQGVHGIAAQAVRDGQRVIVGDLHAAAQETMELACRAQLQSCWAEPVRGGSGKLLGVLMAYHRQPTLPGAAHLARLSEAAHLAGMAIEQAQVALALRAGEARFRSLYDHAPVALWEQDWSAVRAALDALEQAGVRDLGAHFQANPDALRRLAGLVRIIDANGAALAQVRANEDDQRRGALSLAQNFDDSALPRFGDALLALAGGAHLYECESSFVRLDGAARQNELSLLVMPGHADSLDFVMVSSLDITERKRMNAELLQLATTDFLTGLPNRRHFMASLENEHARLQRELASCASVLMLDIDHFKRVNDEYGHAVGDAVLRHLGALMCQALRKVDVPGRVGGEEFAILLPGTDLSAAAVFAERLRRRVAESSLTIDGGTVITITVSIGMAAMAGTDADCDAVLARADEALYRAKRGGRNRIEQNDGGGDGVLSKFMAQ, from the coding sequence ATGTCTACACGCGCGTCTTCGTCGTGGTTTGCCAAGCCAGTGTCGCACTGGGTGGGACCGCGTGCGTTGGCCGCGCTGGTGCTGGCGCTGTGTCTGGGGTTGACGTACGGCGCCTGGCGCAATGCCCATGATGCCAGCGAACAGCAGGTGCAGGCCGATTTCGATTTCCGCGTGCGCGAACTGGTGGGCAACATCGCCGGCCGCATGCAGACCTATATCCAGGTGCTGCACGGGGTGCAGGGACTGTATGCCAGTTCGCAGGAAGTCACGCGCCGCGAATTCCATGCCTATCTGTCGGTGCAGCAGGTGGACCGTCACTTTCCCGGAATCCACGGCATCGGCTTCCTGCCGCTGTTGCCCGGCGCCGGCCTGGCGCGGCACGAGGCCAGCGTGCGCGCGGAAGGCTATCCCGGCTATGCCGTGCGTCCGCACGGCCAGCGCGCCTGGCATGCGCCCATCACCTATCTGGAACCTTTAAGCGACAGCAACCTGCTGGCCTTCGGCTATGACCTCTGGTCCGAACCCGTGCGCCGCGCCGCGCTCGAGCAGGCGCGCGATACGGGGCGGGCCGCCATGACGGGCAAGATTCACCTGGTGCAAGATAGCGGCAGCGCCCAGGCGCATGGCTTCCTCGTCGTGCTGCCCGTGTATGACAATGGCATGCTGCATGCGAGCGTGGAACAGCGGCGCGCCGCCTTGCGCGCCTGGGTGTTTGCGCCGTTCCGCATGGGCGACCTGATGGCGGGCGTGGGCGGCGAGGCGGCGCGCCAGCTGGACCTGGAAATCTATGATGGCGCGCAACTGGCCGAGGCGACCCTGATGTACGACAGCTTGCCGGGCGGCTTTTCCTCTGCCGCGTCGGACAGCCTCGTGTCGCGGCAAGTGATCACCATCGCCGGCCGCCCCTGGACCTTGCGCGTGCGCGCCATGCCGGGCTTCGATGGCGACCTGCTGGCGCGGCCCCGTCTGGTGGCCTGGACCGGCTTGCTAGCCAGCATCGTGCTGGCGCTGGCGGCCTGGCTGCTGGCGGCGGGCCGTGCCCGCGCCCAGGCGGCGCTGGCGCGCTCGAGCGAGCTGACCGGCCAGCTGGAGCAGGGGCAGGCGAGCGTGCTGGCGATGGCTGAGGCGGCGCAGCGCAGCCAGGCCATGCTGCGCAGCATCCTCGATTCGACCATCGACGGCATTCTGGTCGACAATATCAACGGCCGCATCTTCACGTCGAACCGGCGTTTCCGCGACCTGTGGCAAGTGCCCGACGCGCTCGACTGGCAAGCCGATGGCACGGCGCTCGTGCGCCATGTGGAAAGCCAGCTCGAGCAGGCGGCGCCTTTCCTCGGAGCACGCGCCCACGCGCCGCACGGCCACCGCGAGCGGCGCGACGTGCTGCACCTGCGCGATGGACGGGTGGTCGAACAATACGTGCGCAGCATGCAGTTGGGCAATGAGCAGGCGCGTTTGTGGACCTTCCGCGATATCAGCGAGCGCAGCCAGATGGAACGGCGCGAGCATACGCGGCGGCAAGTGCTGGAAATGCTGGCCACGGGCGCGCCGCTGGAACGGGTGCTGGAAAGCGTGGTGCTGAGCGTGCAAGCCGACCATCCCGCCATGCTGTGCAGCATCTTGCTGCTCGACGAAAGCCGCCACCGCCTGGTGCTGGGTGCGGCGCCGAGCTTGCCCGCGTTTTTCAACCTGTCCAGCCATGGCCACGACCTCGACACCCTGCAGGGCGTGCACGGCATCGCCGCGCAAGCCGTGCGCGACGGCCAGCGCGTGATCGTCGGCGATCTGCATGCCGCTGCGCAGGAAACGATGGAACTGGCGTGCCGTGCCCAGCTGCAATCATGCTGGGCCGAGCCCGTGCGTGGCGGCTCGGGCAAGCTGCTCGGTGTGCTGATGGCGTATCACCGCCAGCCGACCTTGCCGGGCGCGGCGCATCTGGCGCGGCTGAGCGAGGCGGCCCACCTGGCCGGCATGGCCATTGAACAGGCGCAGGTGGCGCTGGCCCTGCGCGCGGGCGAAGCGCGTTTCCGCAGCCTGTACGACCATGCGCCCGTGGCCTTGTGGGAACAGGACTGGTCTGCCGTGCGCGCCGCGCTCGATGCGCTCGAGCAAGCGGGTGTGCGCGACCTGGGCGCCCACTTCCAGGCCAATCCGGACGCGCTGCGGCGGCTGGCGGGGCTGGTGCGCATCATCGATGCGAACGGCGCCGCGCTGGCGCAGGTGCGCGCCAACGAGGACGACCAGCGCCGCGGCGCCTTGAGCCTGGCGCAGAATTTCGACGACAGTGCATTGCCCCGTTTCGGCGATGCGCTGCTGGCGCTGGCTGGCGGCGCCCACCTGTACGAGTGCGAGAGCAGCTTCGTGCGTCTCGATGGCGCGGCGCGGCAAAATGAATTGAGCTTGCTGGTGATGCCTGGCCATGCGGACAGCCTCGATTTCGTCATGGTGTCTTCGCTCGACATCACCGAGCGCAAGCGCATGAACGCGGAACTGCTGCAGCTGGCCACTACGGATTTCCTGACCGGCTTGCCGAACCGGCGCCACTTCATGGCGTCGCTGGAAAACGAGCATGCCCGCTTGCAGCGCGAGCTGGCCAGCTGCGCCAGCGTGCTGATGCTCGACATCGATCACTTCAAGCGCGTCAACGACGAGTATGGCCATGCCGTGGGCGACGCCGTGCTGCGCCACCTGGGCGCGCTGATGTGCCAGGCGCTGCGCAAGGTCGACGTGCCGGGCCGCGTGGGCGGCGAGGAATTTGCCATCTTGTTGCCGGGCACGGATCTGAGCGCCGCCGCCGTGTTTGCCGAACGGCTGCGCCGGCGCGTGGCGGAAAGTTCGCTGACCATCGATGGCGGCACGGTGATCACCATCACGGTGAGCATCGGCATGGCTGCCATGGCCGGTACCGATGCCGATTGCGACGCCGTGCTGGCGCGCGCCGACGAGGCGCTGTACCGGGCCAAGCGGGGCGGGCGCAACCGCATCGAACAGAACGATGGCGGCGGCGACGGCGTGCTCAGCAAATTCATGGCGCAGTGA
- a CDS encoding efflux RND transporter permease subunit: MFERLIRFAIDQRWLVMLAVAAMAGLGIYSYQKLPIDAVPDITNVQVQINTQSAGYSPLETEQRVTFPIETAMAGLPNLEQTRSLSRYGLSQVTVIFKDGTDIYFARQMINERLQEARESLPSGITPKMGPVSTGLGEIYLWTVETQDGAKKPDGTPYTPTDLREIQDWIIKPQLRNVTGVTEINAIGGYAKQYQVAPYPEKLAAYGISLQDVVTALERNNSNVGAGYIEKQGEQLLIRAPGQVASKSDIGNIVVANVQGVAIRIRDVADVVLGRELRTGAATENGREVVLGTVFMLIGQNSRAVSQGVDKKMVEINRSLPKGVHAVTVYDRTVLVDKAINTVKKNLLEGAVLVIAILFLFLGNIRAAIITAMVIPLAMLFTFTGMVQYHVSANLMSLGALDFGIIIDGAVVIVENCVRRLAHAQQKLGRPLTLQERFQEVFAASQEARRPLLYGQLIIMVVYLPIFALTGVEGRMFTPMALTVVIALLGAMLLSITFIPAAVALFIGDKVAEKENAIMRAAKRWYAPLLDKVMRNTPVVLTGAAVAVVLSGLLATRMGSEFVPSLNEGDIAIQALRIPGTSLTQSLAMQQQLESKLMANHKEIARVFARTGTAEIASDPMPPNISDGYIMLKPRDQWPEPKKPREQLLAEIEATATSLPGNNYEFSQPIQLRFNELISGVRSDVAVKLFGDDMLVLDGTAAKIAGVLGKIPGATEVKVEQTTGLPMLTVQIDREQTARYGLNIADVQAAIATAIGGQEAGTLFQGDRRFDIVVRLPDSLRSDLEQLKRLPIALPLGAAAEGRARFIPLGEVASLQVAPGPNQISREDGKRRIVISANVRGRDIGSFVADATQQLQAQVAIPAGYWTSWGGQFEQLQSATKRLELVVPVALALVFVLLFAMFGNVKDGLLVFSGIPFALTGGIVALWLRDIPMSISAAVGFIALSGVAVLNGLVMIAYIRQLREQGMPLQDAIREGAITRLRPVLMTALVASLGFVPMAIATGTGAEVQRPLATVVIGGILSSTALTLLVLPLLYRLAYRRKEEEVGRISVAEGHA; the protein is encoded by the coding sequence CAAGGATGGCACGGACATTTATTTCGCGCGCCAGATGATCAACGAGCGCTTGCAGGAAGCCAGGGAAAGCCTGCCGTCCGGCATCACGCCCAAGATGGGCCCCGTCTCCACGGGCCTCGGCGAAATCTACCTGTGGACGGTGGAAACGCAGGACGGCGCGAAAAAGCCGGACGGCACGCCGTACACGCCGACGGACTTGCGCGAAATCCAGGACTGGATCATCAAGCCGCAGTTGCGCAACGTCACGGGCGTGACGGAAATCAATGCCATCGGCGGCTACGCCAAGCAATACCAGGTGGCGCCCTACCCTGAAAAACTGGCCGCCTACGGCATCAGCCTGCAAGACGTGGTGACGGCGCTCGAGCGCAACAACAGCAACGTGGGCGCCGGGTATATCGAAAAACAGGGCGAGCAGCTGCTGATACGCGCGCCGGGCCAGGTGGCATCCAAAAGCGACATCGGCAACATCGTCGTCGCCAATGTGCAAGGCGTGGCGATCCGCATCCGCGACGTGGCCGACGTGGTGCTGGGGCGCGAGCTGCGCACGGGCGCGGCCACGGAAAACGGCCGCGAAGTGGTGCTCGGCACCGTCTTCATGCTGATCGGGCAGAACAGCCGCGCCGTCTCGCAAGGCGTCGACAAGAAGATGGTGGAGATCAACCGCAGCCTGCCCAAAGGCGTGCACGCCGTCACCGTGTATGACCGCACGGTGCTCGTCGACAAGGCCATCAATACGGTGAAGAAAAACCTGCTCGAAGGCGCGGTGTTGGTGATCGCCATCCTGTTCCTTTTCCTCGGCAATATCCGCGCGGCCATCATCACGGCCATGGTGATTCCGCTGGCCATGCTGTTCACGTTTACGGGCATGGTGCAATACCATGTGAGCGCCAATCTGATGAGCCTGGGCGCGCTGGACTTCGGCATCATCATCGATGGCGCCGTCGTGATCGTGGAAAACTGCGTGCGCCGCCTGGCCCACGCGCAGCAGAAACTGGGCCGGCCGCTCACCTTGCAGGAACGTTTTCAGGAAGTGTTTGCCGCATCGCAAGAGGCGCGCCGCCCCTTGCTGTACGGCCAGCTGATCATCATGGTCGTGTACCTGCCCATCTTCGCGCTGACGGGCGTGGAAGGCCGCATGTTTACGCCGATGGCGCTGACGGTAGTCATCGCCCTGCTGGGCGCCATGCTGTTGTCGATCACCTTCATTCCGGCCGCCGTGGCGCTGTTCATCGGCGACAAGGTGGCGGAAAAGGAAAACGCCATCATGCGCGCCGCCAAGCGCTGGTATGCGCCGCTGCTGGACAAGGTGATGCGCAACACGCCCGTCGTGCTGACGGGCGCGGCCGTGGCCGTCGTGCTGTCAGGCTTGCTGGCCACGCGCATGGGCAGCGAATTCGTGCCCAGCCTGAACGAGGGCGATATCGCCATCCAGGCCCTGCGCATCCCCGGCACCAGCTTGACGCAATCGCTGGCCATGCAGCAGCAGCTGGAAAGCAAGCTCATGGCAAACCACAAGGAAATCGCGCGCGTGTTCGCCCGCACGGGGACGGCCGAGATCGCGTCCGACCCCATGCCGCCGAATATTTCCGATGGCTACATCATGCTCAAGCCCCGCGACCAGTGGCCGGAACCGAAGAAACCGCGCGAGCAGTTGCTGGCGGAAATCGAAGCGACGGCCACCAGTTTACCGGGCAATAACTACGAGTTTTCGCAGCCGATCCAGCTGCGCTTCAATGAGCTGATTTCCGGCGTGCGCAGCGACGTGGCCGTGAAACTGTTCGGCGACGACATGCTTGTCCTCGACGGGACGGCCGCGAAGATCGCCGGCGTGCTGGGCAAGATTCCCGGTGCGACGGAAGTGAAGGTCGAGCAGACGACGGGGTTACCGATGCTGACGGTGCAGATCGACCGCGAGCAGACGGCCCGCTACGGCCTCAACATTGCCGACGTGCAAGCGGCGATTGCCACGGCCATCGGCGGGCAAGAGGCCGGCACCCTGTTCCAGGGCGACCGCCGCTTCGACATCGTCGTACGCCTGCCCGACAGCCTGCGCAGCGACCTCGAGCAACTGAAACGCTTGCCCATCGCCCTGCCCCTGGGCGCGGCGGCGGAAGGCCGTGCCCGCTTCATTCCGCTCGGTGAAGTGGCCAGCCTGCAAGTGGCGCCGGGACCGAACCAGATCAGCCGCGAAGACGGCAAGCGCCGCATCGTCATCAGCGCGAATGTGCGCGGACGCGATATCGGCTCGTTTGTCGCCGACGCCACGCAGCAGCTGCAAGCGCAAGTGGCCATCCCGGCCGGTTACTGGACTAGCTGGGGCGGCCAGTTCGAGCAGCTGCAATCGGCCACGAAACGCCTGGAGCTGGTGGTGCCCGTGGCGCTGGCCCTCGTCTTCGTCTTGCTGTTCGCCATGTTCGGCAACGTGAAAGATGGTTTGCTGGTGTTCAGCGGCATCCCGTTCGCCTTGACAGGCGGCATCGTCGCCCTGTGGCTGCGCGACATCCCCATGTCGATCTCGGCCGCGGTCGGCTTCATCGCCCTGTCCGGCGTGGCCGTGCTGAACGGCCTCGTGATGATCGCCTACATTCGCCAGCTGCGCGAACAGGGCATGCCCTTGCAGGATGCCATACGGGAAGGGGCGATCACGCGCTTGCGGCCCGTCTTGATGACGGCGCTGGTGGCGTCGCTGGGTTTCGTGCCGATGGCGATCGCCACGGGCACGGGCGCCGAAGTGCAGCGTCCGCTGGCCACCGTGGTGATCGGCGGCATCCTGTCGTCGACGGCCTTGACCTTGCTGGTGCTGCCGCTGCTGTACCGGCTCGCGTATCGCAGGAAAGAAGAGGAGGTAGGTCGGATTAGCGTGGCCGAAGGGCACGCGTAA